From the Tachysurus fulvidraco isolate hzauxx_2018 chromosome 21, HZAU_PFXX_2.0, whole genome shotgun sequence genome, the window actgctgtgtgtgtgtgcgcgcgttcactgctgtgtgtgtgtgcgcgcgttcactgctgtgtgtgtgtgcgcgcgttcactgctgtgtgtgtgtgcgcgcgttcactgctgtgtgtgtgcgcgcgttcactgctgtgtgtgtgtgcgcgcgttcactgctgtgtgtgtgtgcgcgcgttcactgctgtgtgtgtgtgcgcgcgttcactgctgtgtgtgtgtgcgcgcgttcactgctgtgtgtgtgtgcgcgcgttcactgctgtgtgtgtgtgcgcgcgttcactgctgtgtgtgtgtgcgcgcgtccactgctgtgtgtgtgtgcgcgcgtccactgctgtgtgtgtgtgcgcgcgtccactgctgtgtgtgtgtgcgcgcgtccactgctgtgtgtgtgtgcgcgcgtccactgctgtgtgtgtgtgcgcgcgtccactgctgtgtgtgtgtgcgcgcgtccactgctgtgtgtgtgtgcgcgcgtccactgctgtgtgtgtgtgcgcgcgttcactgctgtgtgtgtgtgcgcgcgttcactgctgtgtgtgtgtgcgcgcgttcactgctgtgtgtgtgtgcgcgcgttcactgctgtgtgtgtgtgcgcgcgttcactgctgtgtgtgtgcgcgcgttcactgctctgtgtgtgtgcgcgcgttcactgctctgtgtgtgtgcgcgcgttcactgctctgtgtgtgtgcgcgcgttcactgctctgtgtgtgtgcgcgcgttcactgctgtgtgtgtgtgcgcgcgttcactgctgtgtgtgtgtgcgcgcgttcactgctgtgtgtgtgtgcgcgcgttcactgctgtgtgtgtgtgcgcgcgttcactgctgtgtgtgtgtgcgcgcgttcactgctgtgtgtgtgcgcgcgttcactgctgtgtgtgtgcgcgcgttcactgctgtgtgtgtgtgcgcgcgttcactgctgtgtgtgtgtgcgcgcgttcactgctgtgtgtgtgtgtgcgcgttcactgctctgtgtgtgtgtgcgcgttcactgctctgtgtgtgtgtgcgcgttcactgctgtgtgcgcgcgttcactgctgtgtgcgcgcgttcactgctgtgtgcgcgcgttcactgctgtgtgcgcgcgttcactgctgtgtgcgcgcgttcactgctgtgtgcgcgcgttcactgctgtgtgcgcgtgcgcgcgcgcgttcactgctgtgtgtgcgtgcgcgcgcgcgttcactgctgtgtgtgtgtgcgcgcgcgcgttcactgctgtgtgtgtgtgcgcgcgcgcgttcactgctgtgtgtgttcactgctgtctgAACACGTCCTTCGGCCGATTTCCACATGACCGCGCTACGTGTCAGTGCCTCGGCTCGATTGTGAGAGATAAAATAAGGAAGAGGAACTGGCTGTGAACTTCTCATCACTATGTGTAGATTTCTGCATGTCATCACTGGGGataatctatatattttttccaggCAAAAAGCACAAGGAAACGTGTGTGTTACTGTTCCGAGCTTCCGACGTTTATCACCCAAACCACAGAACGGTTTGTTTCACTCGTCCGCCGTTGGCGATTTAAAGGAAGTGTCAGATTCAGTCTGGAACAGATCGATGTAGATCCTACGTCCTCCGGAACACCGTTCCTCAGCTGCTATTTGGTGGTGACGGTGAAGAACTCGGTAGATGTTCAGACGGTTTCAGATGTAGTGATCGTGAAGCATTTAGCATGTGACATTCGCCACATGGATCAGACTTTGAGATCAGACCTCAGTCCATACCGGTAAAATACCTTATAGTGCACGTCGTCTCACATCTGTACGCTCTGTAACCACAACACACGCTGCTTTTAGGTTACTTCCACATTTCTACATCTCTGTTCTTTATGTACATACTTTATTTAACGCTGTGTTGTTGTTGACTGACTCGCCCACATGTTCTGTCTGCTGGAGCTGCTGCAGCTTTACAGCTTCTTCTTATTCTAGTCTGGAATCTGCGGTTCTTCTGGTGGTGGTTTGTGTGAACACATTTGCATCACAGTGTTCAGAACAAAATCTCCAGAACAAATATATTGACGTTCATTATAAAGTCCAAGAGGAAGTAGACGACCGCTATCGTAGAGCGAGACACGTCTCCGTGGCGTCTGCGATTCTACACGGTCTTTAACTGACCCAGTTTGGCCAGTTAAAGTTTGACCCAAATATTGTAACCTCAGCAATGTGGGAAAGCTTAAAATGAAAGTGTCGTCCTTTAAAACCGTCCGattaaatattctgtaattCATTCTATAATTCTATCTCCTGAACACCTGAACGGATCGCTTTAATGCGCCGTTCCGCGTCTCAACGTCTCAAACATAACGTCACGTTTTTCCTTGACAGTTTTCTCCCAGATTTCACGAGTTCTGCATACGAGGCTGGTGCATCGTGGGTAAGAAACAGACCTGCCCATACTGCAAGGAAAAGGTGGACCTGAAGAGAATGTTCAGTAATCCgtatcctttgtgtgtgtgtgtgtgtgtgtgtgtgtgtgtgtgtgtgtgtgtgtgtgtgtgtgtgtgtgtgtgtgtgtgtgtgtgtgattggtcgATCAGagagaattattatttatcgTTAAAGGTTAATTACATGTGTACAATAAgtgaaatgtaaacagaaacCATGGTGCGATGTCCACATTAATGTCCCACTTTTTTTATCACTAACTCGGAAAAACTTTCGTTTTTATTGGAATCGTACAGCTACAGTCATGCTGGAGTTTCTTTTAAACAGCGTCTCAGACTGAAACCTAAAGTGTGGAGTCACATAGTGAGTGTCTCAACATATCGACTTAAACAAGCTAATGATTCATTGTCTTACTGGGTAAtgacttgtgtgtttgtttgtttgtgttgctcATGATGCTGAAGTTttcactgtaaatgtaaaactgatccattttgtttctttaccCTGGCCGAGTCAacctggccactttaataggaacacacGTGCAGCGATCCAGACGGAGCTTCAGACACGGACATTCACATCAGACGTGAGAATGATGGAGTGACCGCTGCGTCTCTGAGCGTGACGTGGGTGTCGGGGACGACTTGGGTTTATACTGAATGGGGCAAAAAACACCTACTTTTACGCTCTAACTCATAGATTAACTCAGATTATTACTCTATAGATCTACAACACAAACTTTTCCGCTCCTGTCAGAAATTAGACCCGGAGATCGGACCGATACACCGACAtcaaatgccccttttccaccggaaagaaccgggtgctggttcagagctagcgctactgctggttcaaagttggttccactggcgaaccttctaagaaccggtttgcctttccaccagctagagagcatcacagcgccgagtgtgacgtcactgtatacgtgtcacgtgtcccagcgatattagcgcagcagcagcaaacacaaacacaacaacaatggcagatgttgctttactgttaatgctcatggctttgcgaacctacattggcatccaaacgtggcgaataaaacgtgtacgtgcggctccgtgtaatctgtataaacggaggttgtaatcgataaagtacataacgttattttatcattaacacagaaaaaaattagccttagcatgtagctacctactatcatgtgtgctgataatgtatcatatcgcggtaaagtaaaagtgtattaaacattagtatacttaaggtacattatcaaatgtgctaacagtagccccgcccccagctcccgccccaagcggttcttaagtctagaccagcgacgttttggtgctacttaagaaccacttttcctggttcggagccggtgctttggcggtcgaaacagaaagaactggttctaaattaggctcagaacctgcactcaaactgcctcggtggaaaaggggcaaaagaCGTTTACGTTTCCGgcatccaggtccttatacaGAGCGACCTACATTCTTATCACCTTATTATAcgactgagaaattgagggtcaagggcctcgctcaggggccccaAGATCACATTctcatgtttgatgtgaacgtTAACTGAAGCTCGAGACCTGGATCtgcacaaaaaataataaataataaaacgaGACTGACACGTGATTGGCTAATTGGAATTCTgcctaaataaatgtatttatttcatgatTAATTTGTCTCCTTAACCGGAGACAAGATGGGAGAGACCTCACGTCATGTACGGACAGTTACTGGACTGGCTTCGCTATCTCGTAGCCTGGCAACCGGTCATAATCGGACTAGTGCAAGGCATCAATTACATCCTGGGTCTTGAGTGACGGCCATGCCCAtccccgagagagagagagagagagagaaagagagatactaTATGCAGTCTGTTATGGGGTTAATCTGGACACTGGGACTGGAACTTTAATCACCAAAAgtgtgtaatgtactgtatattggcacacacactgtgcatcTGTGTatttaaaggagaaaaaaaagaaatctaataGACGTCTGGCTTTGTTtttgaaatgtgttttgttttataatcgtttttttttttttaaagaaaatactaATCTGTCTTAATGTTTTTAACCGTAAATGACAAcctcaaaaacttttttttttttttataaactctGCCAGTTAGAAAGACATTGTGTTCCATCCGTAGAAAAAAACCCTCCTGTCATTCATTTACTgaacttttctgttttgttttgggaaACCTGGTGATCCTACTGACCAGAATCATGAGCAGATAGGAGGAGTTCCAGGATGCCGAggaatttttacacacactttctcctcTCGGCCGTCGgcttgggggtgggggggggtgggggattTTTAAAAGCACGGTACACGACTGGCAAAGCTTTTTCTTCGTTTGTGTCATTTACAATGAATTTCATGTCACACGATTTGGATGATGAAGTTAAAGATGCTGAAagctgttaaaaagaaaaatacgaAAGGGGACTTTTGGGAAAGTTTATAAGATTCTGTTCGAAGCCTCTATGGCTGAAGAAAATAAAGTGactaaagaaaatgtttattaaagctTTGAGTTACACGCGGATTAATTTGATCAGATGACGATttgatgaggaggatgatgatgaagtggAATAACTGCTGTGTTGTTTACATTACATCATTATTACAGACTGACacgatcctgtgtgtgtgtgtgtgtgtgtgtgtgtgtgtgtgtgtgtgtgtgtgtgtgtgtgtgtgtgtgtgtgtgtgtgtgtgtgtgtgtgtgtgtgagctccagATATTATTACCATGACTGTACCTTCTCAGGTAAATTGAATCAAGTCAATACGGAAGAAGTGACTCGTTATTTCactgtaaagctttattttgcttgtttattgattcattattgttgttgttattattaaactttACTGCATACGTTTCCTTTAAGTCACCCGTCCGGTCCCAAAGGGCTCGAGCtataaacatgtaataataaagataacattaataaataaagcattacaGAGCCCTGAGCCACACTGctttgtaaaatataaatactttGATTTAATGTCaaaatatgaacatttaaaaatacatttaaaattattattcataaaatagcaaaataaacatttgcacTAAAAAGTAGAAGAAAATCTGCATAATATACACGTTAGTATTTAAgtatataacaataatatatatagtttactataactataataaagATGATAACATTGACATATCATTAAGTCGTATTATTGTGGTTTTATTAAGAGTTCCCTGAATACAGTTGCGTCagggaataaaaacagaagtcATGATGTAAGGGAACCTTTAAAAGCTTCGGCATCTCAGTGCCGACGCTCTGAATCCTGAACCATGACCTGGACTCACACCATCACAGGTGAAgcttctctttatctctgttttcttttttagtttttgaCTCAAGGTGTAACGATGACTTTGTGGATCAatttaagataataaaaaactgattttttacgttaaatagaatttaaaacGAATGATATGTCTTTGTTGTGAAGTCTTCAGAATGAACCTGTAGTTCAGGTGATGGGATGAAATGCTGGAAGAACAACGTATAAACTGACCTCTGATTTGTACTGATATCTGActgtagtttattttttattctttttgttttacttttccGACAGATGTCACTATTGGGCGTGATTTTATATAGAATTgcagtcttttatttttatttttacagaatagttttaactctaaaataaattccacagacatcttaaaaacctttaaatgaACCTAATCTGACTGTTcaactattaaattaaatgtaaaacatttccaTAATCTTTGGACACGATGAAtagctttatatttatatataattaaaataatgaattatttattccaGATTATTAAAATGTCAACACGCGTATTTTaaaccttattttaaatgggtttaCTTTCTGTTTTAAACACTTCCTGCACTGGTGTTGATTatgattaatttttatttacttttacaatgtaagtgtaatttatttattgacagaAAGTCGGTCAAGTCCGAAGGCAGAAATGtgatgatgaataaaataaactgctGAATCTAATTATAGCAACTGACGATGTGTTTATATAGAGTTCAGTTTCTATTCCATAAAAATTCGTTTTGTTTTACAAGAAAACGAAAATAGGACACTTTAAAAATCTTACAGCTGAATTTTGCTCCTGTATTAAAGGAGCACGTAGTTCacatcattataattattattttattgaaaattagtttttaattatttctattttcctTCCTATAAAACGTATTATTTCTATGACCCCAGTTTGTCACAGTGGactgattattataataaactgtGATCATTATTATACCTTTATTTAACACGTGGAACAGAATCGTGCGCAATAAGGTTTCTATACGAGGACAACGATGTTATGTGcagaaataaaaagcataaaatatatttctggacattttgtattaattttatttaaacgtTTATATCTGAAAGCAGTAAAAACGATGAGTAGAAATCAAACTTGATATAGATCTACAgattctgtctctatctctagTGTTGTATATTAGTGCGTTTTTCTACTgcagtgtgtattgttgtgattccagtgtgtgtaacgtgtcgtgttgtgttgtgtgttcagtacctacCTGTGTgtatctcactgctgtcatgcTGCTCCACTGCTCTCCATCAGCTGCTCGTCCAAGTGCGTAAAAACAAGATTATTTACACAAATCACCATGAAATAAATCCATCATCATTTTAATCTGAATCACTTCTCTGTCTCACACGTTTAGAATCTGAGTCGTTTTGTTTTGACCACTTTTAcacttccttcttccttcttcctctctgcacagcacacacacacacacacacacacacacacacacacacacacacacacacacacacacacacacacacacacagtttattttttgcagTGGAGTTTTATTAACGTATTGAAATGTGTTTTGAAGTCAAAGCCCCGACGATCGAGAACCTGTCGCACAAACGGCTCGGTGAGAGacataaatctgtttttaacataaaatactTTTGAATTGTTTGCTTTAAAGTCAAGTTTTGATTACAGATTAGACTCAGAACCGCTGTGATGTTTGTGGTGTTTCATTTCCCAGCTCAGGGCCACAGAATCAGCTGTAAAGTGAATCCTGGAGGACTGAGAGATGAGACCATGGTGTACTGGCTGGTTAATGGGGAGTTTATAGAGAAGGTCTATCAAAACATCACTGTGAccaaaacagagagaaagtaagaacacacacttcctgtctgctGAGCTTTAACACTTGTCTTAACACAGATCACAGCTTTATATTGATGTAACTTGTAATGCAATCTGTAATTGGTACTAAAACGTACACGGTGACGTTCTCTGTAATGCCGCATTAATGAAAGGAGCCTCCAGTCCCAGCGCTTTGTAACAGCAAGATTTTCACTAGTTTACGCTTGAAGGTTGCTCAATAACTTTACTTAGtaacttcaagagagagaaaaaaaacaaagtcgGCGAGAAAAGGGCTACGAACAGGAACTAAGTCGTCTGTTGGACTTTTCCTGCATTAACTGTAGCTTTAACGAGTAGCTCCATGGGTTTgttattaatacatttacatttttaattgtgatataagagaaataaaactgtGGATCAGACCATATTATTGTCATCATTCCACAGAACTTTATGTCTAATTTTACACCCTAACATTGTATCTGCAGGTCAGATGACGGGACAGAGTTCATCCGCACCAAGGTGGTGTTCAGAGACTTTTCTCAGGAAGACTTTAACACACAATTCACCTGCGTGGCTCTGAGTCCAGCTGGGTTTGCCAAAGAAAACATATGCATTAGGAAATGTAGAACACCCTGACTGACCTGAGCATGTGTTTAACTTGTAGCGTTCATTATGTTCATTATGAATCCATTCCTACACATCCATTTTATCTCTGTGACACAAAACCATTTACAGCTAGAATACCGAGCGTGACAGTGTGTATCTTTTAAAAAGATGAGTCTTTTTTATGATGCTATCATAGCTATAAAACTATTTATAAGTAATGCACCAGAAGACGATGTCTGACGGAGATCTTTAAACCTGTATCGACTCTATACTGTACGTTACACCGTGTGATTTATCCTTACATtatattgtgcattattttgttttgcttaaaCGAGATCATGTCAGAAACCGAATGTTAGTTAGCTGTCGTGTTGGAACgcattaaatgaaaatgtagtAAATGAAATTGTTTTATATGAGTTTAGGCTTATACTTGTTACGAGTGAGATGTCCTGTaattaaagaaaaggaaattacACTGATGTGACCTGGGcgacaataaataaaagtattttccTATAAATCTCATGTGGTCATTAATGAGTGTCAGTAAACAAGTCAAAACAGAAGGAACGGTATTTAGTAAAGTAGCTGGAAATGTttacatataataatacatcattttattattattggtttGATTATATTTAAGGGGACACGGTGAATTAGTGGTTCGCCTCACAcccacctccagggttgggggttcgattcccacctccaccttgtgtgtgtggagtttgcatgttctccccgtgcctcgggggtttcctccgggtactccggtttcctcccccggtccaaagacatgcatggtaggttgattggcatctctggaaaattgtccgtagtgtgtgagtgtgtgagtgaatgagagtgtgtgtgtgtgtgtgtgtgtgtgtgtgtgtgccctgtgatgggttggcactccgtccagggtgtatcctgcctcgatgcccgatgacgcctgagataggcacaggctccccgtgacccgagaagttcggataagcggtagagaatgaatgaatgaatgaatgaatgattatatttattctttactcAGTATTATATTTGCATTGCAAGCGTTTTTATATAAAGTCACCAGCAGGTGGCAGCAAACACAGCACACGGCGTTCCACGTGACGCACGTCGTAACGTCATGACGTCGAGGTGGAGCTCCTCGTTTGAAAGTGGCGCGTGAACTGAAAACAAACCGCTATTAATGAGAAGGGAAACAAAATGGCGGCTTGTGTTGTTCAGTAGTtcagttatattttatataagtgATCGCAGGCCAGAGGAGGACTTTTTGTTCTGTATTTAATCTGTAGTAAATGACCTGGAAGTCTGTTCTATGTGCTACTAAAGTGTAGGAGACACTGAGGAACAATTTAACGTTTGGACCAAGTGTGTTAAATAAGGCGTCCCTCAGGTATGTACTTTAAACCCCTCAGTGTTCACAGGATAAAGGTTTAGTGTCTATAGGATTATTTATCTCAAACGTTTTTGCACGTCTGACTTGATTAATAGTTAAAACTTAACGTCTGTGAACTGATGGATTACTTTATGCACATGAACATGGTCAGTATCTACATAAGGAGCTCCGGGGAAGTGAAATAAATGagtttgttttgtatgtttatgtCTTTCAGCATGACAAAGGAGGAGGATAAAGTGATCCCTGTCCGTGTGGCTCTTCGCTGCCGTCCTCTGGTTCCTAAAGAGCTGAACGAAGGATGTCAGAGCTGCTTAACGTTCACCCCTGGAGAACCCCAGGTGACGATAATAGGAACTCCTCCACACCTGCTCGTACACGTGTGAACAACAAGCAATGTTGTAAACAAGCAGGTTTCTAAGTGTTCCTGGTGGATGATGAGTGTATGTGTTCTTCTGTCCTCGGGCTAAAATAGAACAacggttctgttttttttttctctcttcaggtGGTTGTGGGCAACGATAAAGCGTTCACGTACGACTACGTTTTTGATCCCTCTACAGAGCAGGACGAGGTGTTTAACACGGCCGTGTTGCCTCTGCTCTCAGGCCTCTTTAAAGGTTTGTACACATTCCCTTCCTCTGGCCTGAAGGTGGACGTTGCTTACTGGAAGTGTACAAACgttggagggggaaaaaatcggAGAGAAACTTTCTTGACTTGTGTTTGATTTACAGGTTATAATGCCACGGTTCTGGCGTACGGCCAGACGGGCTCAGGAAAGACCTTCTCGATGGGAGGCACATACACGTCAGCACAAGAGAACGAGCCTATTGTCGGCGTCATCCCCAGAGTGGTCCAGAAAATCTTTCAGGAAAAAGACAAGAGGACCGATTGCGCTTTCCTCCTCTCTGTTTCCTATCTTGAGGTATCGAGGTTCTCCAAAACCTTTTCCCATCctgttaaaataaagaaatccaCAGAACAAGCAGGTGTATGAGTGTAAATACCGAACCTTCTGCTTCCCACATTGGAGCGTTCACCCAAATGCAGCCTTCTGGATCTGTTTGTGATCTGGAGATTAGTTAGATTAGACTTTAGTGAGACTTTCATGTATTTCTAAAATAAGGGGAGTAATTTGCTGTTAACTGTTTTGAAACTTGCAGAAAACAaggtattatttaatatttcaggTATTAAAGTATCTCCTGGTATTTAGCGAACTTACCTGGTCATAAACATGACATTCATTTTAAGGAATCATCGTGTGTTTTTTACActaaatttttgtattatacatCCAGGTTTACAATGAAGAGATTTTGGATCTTCTATGTACGTCGAAGGATAAACCGGTTATTAGCATCAGAGAAGATCCAAAGGAAGGCATCAAAGTAAGTTCGGAGTTTTACCACCGAAATAAAGACGTTTCATTTGTTTCGGTAATTAAATCGTATCCTGCTGCAGATTGTAGGTCTGACTGAGAAGGAGGTGTTCACCGCTCAGGAGATGGTGGGCTGTCTGGAGACGGGGAACTCGGCCCGTACCGTGGGCTCCACTGCCATGAACGCCGCCTCGTCCCGTTCACACGCCATCTTCACCATCAGCCTGGAACAACAGCGCAGAGGTGACAAGTGAGTCGTCACACACTTCAGCCGCTTGATGTTTCTTTATTGTGTTCCTCATTTGCAGGAACTCGTTAATTCTGCTTTCTCATGGGAAcaaacgtctgtgtgtgttcagtacaaattGTTCGGGCAGCTCTGAATTCTGCGGGgtttcatttcttcttttttttaattctaactgtaatattttaatatattaaagatCTCAAACAGCCCTTTttcactaaaataaacaaacgatcgtttttttattttaaaccagttaatttgcatattttggggaaaagagaaaaacctGGACATTTTCGGCGGTAAGTTCATTAATATCAGAGGTTTATTTGAATGTTGTTCCTCTGATACGTcgtcgtttctatagtaacagctggACCAGGGGGACGTCCCCTGCCTGTGATCCACAtcttcattaaaacatttacgATCGTTGACGGTGATGTTTAGTGTTTTCTGACACTGATATCAGGACAGAAAGGTTTGCACTTCTTTGCGTTTCCTTGGAAACAGGACCTTTTATACtacatctaaataaataaggtcTAATCACTGTGTTGTACGATGACGACAAACACTCTTCAGGTCATTCAGGTGTTAGGGACGTAACCCTTCTCTTGTCATCCTGTAGaacatcacagtgcatggtGTGATATTTCTTACTTAACGCCGATCACATACCGTGTCGCTCCGTCCTACACGACTCCTTACTGCTCTGTAAATTCAGCTCAAAAGTGTTAATCTCGGGGTGATGAAGAAGAGGAACAGATGGTATGAAGAACATCTTTGAACGAAGCATATGGTGGAGATcttatttaagtgtgtgtgtgtgtgtgtttgtgtttattttagaaatgattCCATGGTCTCTAAACTGCACTTGGTAGACCTCGCTGGATCCGAGAGGCAGAAGAAAACTAAGGCTGAAGGAGATCGTCTCAAAGAGGGTGAGGAGAAGGTGATCAGAAGAAGCCGTGTTTGTTCATAGTCACTGCTGTAGCTCTGAAACTCTCTGTTTTATGGCCAGGGATCAGTATAAACCGAGGCTTGCTGTCTTTGGGAAATGTCATCAGTGCACTTGGAGACGAGAGCAAAAAGGGCACGTTCGTACCTTACAGAGACTCCAAGTTGACTCGTCTTCTGCAGGGTGAGTGTCGTCTTAAAGCTCTACGATCAGAACGTATCGCTCGCAGGTCCACAGGAGGCACAGACGCGTCTCTTCCTGTAGATCCGCATGGACTAATATGCTTTATTTCTCCTGGTATTTTCCTGTAACTTCCTGTTTAACCTCcatcctgttgttttttttttttattcctgtttgatttattttttaatttaattaataattaaaaacagactCCTTGGGAGGAAACAGTCACACGTTGATGATTGCATGCGTGAGTCCGGCTGACTCCAACATCGAGGAGACCATCAACACGCTGCGTTACGCAGACCGCGCACGCAAAATCAAGAACAAGCCGGTTCTCAACGTGGATCCTCGAGCCGCCGAGATGAAGCGTCTCAAGCAGCAGGTACTGCAGAAGGACGAACCGTTCGAGTGACCGAGAGATGTTTAaattaatctcacacacacctgggatGTCATTTATCACTGAATCGGGTCGATCGCTTTTTAATCTGCGTTTCTGATGCTGATTAAGCTGTGATCCCGAGCGAGATTAAGCACGACCCCTAGTGGTAGAAAAAGTGACCCCTAGTGGTAGAAAAGTGCACTAGCGGGTAAACCGACTCGACCTCTGTCTGCAGTCAGGTAAAAGAGACACAATCGTGTATATAAGGAACTTTTTAAGAGTCAGTTTGACTCTTGCCTCGTGTTCAAAGTgccaaataaatcatttttggACTTGATCTTTAATTTATTGTCCATGAAATCGATCTTTATGACTTGCTCCATGTCGTCCGTAGCACCAAGAAGCACCACACGTACGTTTACTACACTATTTATACGCTTTTAAACGTGACCCCGGAGACTGTAGGAATATCGGACTGATGCTGATAAAGAATCGGTTTGTTTTGTCCCTCAGGTGCAGGAGCTTCAGGTGATGCTGCTACACGCTCGCGGCGGCGTCGCTCCTGTTCTTTCTGGGTc encodes:
- the LOC113647546 gene encoding interleukin-1 receptor type 2-like, with the translated sequence MTWTHTITVPTCVYLTAVMLLHCSPSAARPIKAPTIENLSHKRLAQGHRISCKVNPGGLRDETMVYWLVNGEFIEKVYQNITVTKTERKSDDGTEFIRTKVVFRDFSQEDFNTQFTCVALSPAGFAKENICIRKCRTP